A DNA window from Streptomyces parvus contains the following coding sequences:
- a CDS encoding DUF5682 family protein produces the protein MSGAAVTPRRTANGPAAGPWLLGVRHHGPGSARAVLAALRAARPAAVLIEGPPEGDALVPLAADPRMRPPVALLAHAVDDPGRASFWPMAAFSPEWVAIRWALDHDVPVRFIDLPAAHSLALKEPALNEPGRGPERAAEEEEVTPVVDPIRVLAETAGYDDPERWWEDVVEHRSPTGGSDTGATDGDGTPPEGPSGDALAPFGALAEAMGALREAYGDGGQPRDAVREAYMRIQLRTARKEFGDGFAVVCGAWHVPALAARTTLAADRALLKGLPKVRTDLTWVPWTHRRLARQSGYGAGIDSPGWYGHLFEAADRPIERWMTKVAGLLRDEDRFVSTAHVIEAVRLAETLAALRGRPLAGLGETTDAVRAVMCEGSDVPLALVRDRLIVGESLGEVPDTAPAVPLQRDLTRSQRTLRLKPEASERELDLDLRKETDAARSRLLHRLRLLDVGWGDPVAGRGGTGTFRESWRLGWEPELHVRVAEAGVWGTTVLTAATAKAASQAVAATALSDVTALAEHCLLAGLPDALPVVMKALADRAALDADVGHLADALPALARSLRYGDVRSTDTAALAEVAAGLAERICVGLPPACTGLDPDGAEALRGQVEAVHGAIGLLDTGAEPGTGLRGRWDAVLHKLASRDAVAGVIRGRATRLLLDEGRLAESEAARLMGLALSPGTPPAGAAAWIEGFVGGASGGGMLLVHDERLLGLVDAWLTGVPADLFTDVLPLLRRTFSAYEPGVRRTLGELVRRGPVPEGARRDGAAPATGGFGPGLDPARADAVEPVLRLLLGRPAGPVEAAV, from the coding sequence ATGAGCGGCGCCGCCGTGACACCGCGCCGTACCGCGAACGGGCCGGCCGCCGGGCCCTGGCTCCTGGGGGTGCGGCATCACGGCCCCGGGTCGGCCCGCGCGGTCCTCGCCGCGCTCCGGGCGGCCCGCCCGGCCGCCGTCCTCATCGAGGGGCCGCCCGAGGGCGACGCGCTGGTGCCCCTGGCCGCAGACCCGCGGATGCGTCCGCCCGTCGCGCTGCTCGCGCATGCCGTGGACGATCCGGGGCGGGCCTCCTTCTGGCCGATGGCCGCGTTCTCGCCCGAGTGGGTGGCCATCCGCTGGGCCCTCGACCACGACGTCCCCGTCCGCTTCATCGACCTGCCCGCCGCCCACTCCCTCGCGCTCAAGGAACCCGCGCTCAACGAGCCTGGGCGGGGACCGGAACGCGCAGCCGAAGAGGAGGAGGTCACACCGGTCGTCGACCCGATCCGGGTGCTCGCCGAGACCGCCGGATACGACGATCCCGAGCGCTGGTGGGAGGACGTCGTCGAACACCGGTCACCCACGGGAGGGAGTGATACCGGAGCGACCGACGGCGACGGCACACCCCCCGAGGGCCCGTCCGGCGACGCCCTCGCGCCGTTCGGCGCGCTGGCGGAGGCCATGGGCGCGCTCCGCGAGGCGTACGGCGACGGCGGCCAGCCGCGTGACGCGGTGCGTGAGGCGTACATGCGGATCCAACTGCGTACCGCACGCAAGGAGTTCGGGGACGGCTTCGCCGTCGTCTGCGGCGCCTGGCACGTCCCCGCTCTGGCCGCGCGCACCACCCTCGCCGCCGACCGCGCCCTGCTCAAGGGCCTCCCGAAGGTCAGGACGGATCTGACCTGGGTGCCGTGGACCCACCGCCGGCTCGCCCGGCAGAGCGGATACGGGGCCGGGATCGACTCGCCCGGCTGGTACGGGCACCTCTTCGAGGCGGCCGACCGGCCGATCGAACGCTGGATGACCAAGGTCGCCGGACTGCTGCGCGACGAGGACCGGTTCGTCTCGACCGCCCATGTCATCGAGGCCGTCCGGCTCGCCGAGACCCTCGCCGCGCTCCGGGGCCGCCCGCTGGCCGGCCTGGGCGAGACGACCGACGCCGTACGGGCCGTCATGTGCGAGGGGTCCGACGTCCCGCTCGCCCTCGTCCGGGACCGGCTGATCGTCGGCGAGAGCCTCGGGGAGGTGCCGGACACCGCCCCCGCCGTCCCGCTCCAACGGGACCTGACCCGCAGCCAGCGCACCCTCCGGCTCAAGCCGGAGGCTTCGGAACGCGAGCTGGACCTCGACCTGCGCAAGGAGACCGACGCCGCCCGCAGCCGCCTCCTGCACCGGTTGCGCCTCCTCGACGTCGGCTGGGGCGACCCGGTGGCGGGGCGCGGCGGCACCGGCACCTTCCGGGAGAGCTGGCGGCTCGGCTGGGAACCGGAACTGCACGTCCGGGTCGCGGAGGCGGGCGTATGGGGCACGACCGTGCTCACCGCCGCCACCGCGAAGGCCGCGTCGCAGGCCGTGGCAGCGACCGCGCTGTCCGATGTCACCGCACTCGCCGAGCACTGCCTCCTGGCGGGACTGCCCGACGCGCTGCCCGTCGTGATGAAGGCCCTCGCCGACCGGGCCGCTCTCGACGCGGACGTCGGCCACCTAGCGGACGCGCTGCCCGCCCTGGCCCGCTCCCTGCGGTACGGGGACGTGCGCTCCACGGACACGGCGGCGCTCGCGGAGGTCGCCGCCGGACTCGCCGAGCGGATCTGCGTCGGCCTGCCGCCCGCCTGCACCGGCCTCGACCCGGACGGCGCCGAGGCGCTGCGCGGTCAGGTGGAGGCGGTGCACGGCGCGATCGGCCTGCTGGACACCGGGGCGGAGCCGGGCACGGGGCTACGGGGGCGCTGGGACGCCGTCCTGCACAAGCTGGCGTCACGGGACGCGGTCGCCGGAGTCATCAGAGGCCGGGCCACCCGGCTCCTCCTGGACGAAGGACGACTGGCGGAGAGCGAGGCGGCCAGGCTGATGGGCCTGGCCCTCTCGCCCGGAACCCCGCCCGCCGGTGCCGCCGCCTGGATCGAGGGGTTCGTCGGCGGCGCGTCGGGCGGCGGCATGCTGCTGGTCCACGACGAGCGGCTGCTCGGCCTCGTCGACGCCTGGCTGACCGGTGTCCCCGCCGACCTGTTCACCGATGTGCTGCCGCTGCTGCGCCGTACGTTCTCCGCGTACGAACCGGGCGTGCGGCGCACCCTCGGCGAGCTGGTCCGGCGCGGTCCCGTCCCCGAGGGCGCCCGCCGCGACGGCGCCGCCCCGGCGACCGGAGGCTTCGGCCCCGGTCTCGACCCGGCCAGGGCCGACGCGGTCGAACCGGTGCTGCGCCTGCTGCTCGGCCGCCCGGCCGGGCCGGTGGAGGCGGCCGTATGA
- a CDS encoding VWA domain-containing protein gives MRQTPEEATEGTTTASHTPPDAERLRRWRMVLGADSADSTGCALTGQDAAMDGALNALYGGSAGKKPNGRDTGGRSAGLGASAPSVARWLGDIRTYFPSSVVQVMQRDAIDRLGLSALLLEPEMLEAVEPDVHLVGTLLSLNKAMPETTKETARAVVRKVVEDLERRLESRTRATLSGALDRSARISRPRHRDIDWDRTIRANLKNYLTLPAPDGGAATGATGTTGTAAATTGTVVPERLIGYGRSSRSAEKDIVLCIDQSGSMAASVVYASVFAAVLASMRTLSTRLVVFDTAVVDLTDQLDDPVDVLFGTQLGGGTDINRALAYCQSRITRPADTVVVLISDLYEGGIRDEMLKRVAAMKASGVQFVTLLALSDEGAPAYDHEHAAALGALGAPAFACTPDLFPDVMAAAIEKRPLPIPDKEYQP, from the coding sequence ATGAGGCAGACGCCGGAGGAGGCCACGGAAGGGACGACCACGGCCTCGCACACCCCGCCCGACGCCGAACGGCTGCGCCGCTGGCGGATGGTCCTCGGGGCCGACAGCGCCGACAGCACGGGGTGCGCCCTCACCGGCCAGGACGCGGCGATGGACGGTGCGTTGAACGCGCTGTACGGCGGGAGCGCCGGGAAGAAGCCCAACGGCCGGGACACCGGAGGCCGTTCGGCGGGGCTCGGCGCGTCGGCGCCCTCCGTCGCCCGCTGGCTCGGCGACATCAGGACCTACTTCCCCAGCTCCGTGGTCCAGGTCATGCAGCGCGACGCGATCGACCGGCTCGGCTTGTCGGCCCTGCTCCTGGAGCCGGAGATGCTGGAGGCGGTCGAGCCGGACGTCCATCTCGTCGGCACCCTGCTCTCGCTCAACAAGGCGATGCCCGAGACGACGAAGGAGACCGCACGCGCCGTCGTCCGCAAGGTCGTCGAGGACCTGGAGAGGAGGCTGGAGAGCCGCACCAGGGCCACCCTGAGCGGGGCCCTGGACCGTTCGGCGCGGATCAGCCGGCCGCGCCACCGGGACATCGACTGGGACCGCACCATCCGGGCCAACCTCAAGAACTACCTGACGCTCCCGGCACCGGACGGCGGGGCGGCGACGGGGGCGACAGGGACGACCGGCACGGCAGCGGCGACGACGGGCACGGTCGTGCCGGAACGCCTCATCGGCTACGGCCGCTCCTCCCGGTCCGCCGAGAAGGACATCGTCCTGTGCATCGACCAGTCGGGCTCGATGGCCGCGTCCGTCGTCTACGCCTCGGTCTTCGCGGCGGTGCTCGCCTCCATGCGCACCCTCTCGACCCGGCTCGTCGTCTTCGACACGGCGGTCGTCGACCTCACGGACCAGCTCGACGACCCGGTCGACGTCCTCTTCGGCACCCAGCTCGGCGGCGGCACCGACATCAACCGGGCGCTCGCCTACTGCCAGTCGAGGATCACCCGCCCCGCGGACACCGTCGTCGTCCTCATCAGCGACCTCTACGAGGGCGGCATACGCGACGAGATGCTCAAACGGGTCGCCGCGATGAAGGCGTCCGGTGTGCAGTTCGTGACGCTGCTCGCCCTCTCCGACGAGGGGGCGCCGGCGTACGACCACGAGCACGCGGCGGCGCTCGGAGCGCTGGGCGCACCCGCGTTCGCCTGTACGCCGGACCTCTTCCCGGACGTCATGGCGGCGGCGATCGAGAAGAGACCACTGCCCATACCGGACAAGGAGTACCAACCGTAG
- the sucC gene encoding ADP-forming succinate--CoA ligase subunit beta, producing MDLFEYQARDLFAKHGVPVLAGEVIDTPEAAREATEKLGGKSVVKAQVKVGGRGKAGGVKLAGDVDEAVARATDILGMDIKGHTVHKVMIAELSPEIEAEYYVSYLLDRTNRTFLAMASVQGGMDIEEVAEKTPEALAKVPVDSNSGVDIAKAREIVAQAKFPAEVADKVAEVLVTLWDTFVAEDALLVEVNPLVKTKDGRILALDGKVSLDENADFRQPEHEALEDKDAANPLEAAAKAKNLNYVKLDGEVGIIGNGAGLVMSTLDVVAYAGENHGNVKPANFLDIGGGASAEVMANGLEIILGDPDVKSVFVNVFGGITACDEVANGIVQALALLESKGEKVEKPLVVRLDGNNAELGRKILSDANHPLVQRVDTMDGAADKAAELAAAAK from the coding sequence GTGGACCTGTTCGAGTACCAGGCGAGGGACCTCTTCGCCAAGCACGGTGTACCGGTGCTGGCCGGTGAAGTCATCGACACGCCTGAGGCAGCCCGCGAGGCGACCGAGAAGCTGGGCGGCAAGTCTGTCGTCAAGGCGCAGGTGAAGGTCGGCGGCCGCGGCAAGGCCGGCGGCGTCAAGCTGGCCGGCGACGTCGACGAGGCCGTCGCCCGGGCGACGGACATTCTCGGTATGGACATCAAGGGCCACACGGTCCACAAGGTGATGATCGCCGAGCTGTCCCCGGAGATCGAGGCGGAGTACTACGTCTCGTACCTCCTCGACCGCACCAACCGCACCTTCCTGGCCATGGCCTCGGTGCAGGGCGGCATGGACATCGAGGAGGTCGCGGAGAAGACCCCCGAGGCCCTCGCGAAGGTCCCGGTCGACTCCAACTCCGGCGTGGACATCGCCAAGGCCCGCGAGATCGTGGCCCAGGCGAAGTTCCCGGCCGAGGTGGCCGACAAGGTCGCCGAGGTCCTGGTGACGCTGTGGGACACCTTCGTCGCCGAGGACGCGCTCCTCGTCGAGGTCAACCCGCTGGTGAAGACCAAGGACGGCCGCATCCTGGCGCTGGACGGCAAGGTCTCGCTCGACGAGAACGCCGACTTCCGCCAGCCGGAGCACGAGGCTCTGGAGGACAAGGACGCGGCCAACCCGCTCGAGGCTGCGGCCAAGGCCAAGAACCTCAACTACGTCAAGCTCGACGGCGAGGTCGGCATCATCGGCAACGGCGCCGGCCTGGTCATGTCGACCCTGGACGTCGTCGCGTACGCCGGTGAGAACCACGGCAACGTGAAGCCGGCCAACTTCCTCGACATCGGTGGCGGCGCCTCCGCCGAGGTCATGGCGAACGGCCTGGAGATCATCCTCGGCGACCCGGACGTCAAGTCCGTCTTCGTCAACGTCTTCGGTGGCATCACCGCCTGCGACGAGGTCGCCAACGGCATCGTGCAGGCGCTCGCGCTGCTCGAGTCCAAGGGCGAGAAGGTCGAGAAGCCGCTGGTCGTGCGTCTCGACGGCAACAACGCGGAGCTGGGTCGCAAGATCCTCTCCGACGCCAACCACCCGCTCGTGCAGCGCGTGGACACCATGGACGGCGCGGCCGACAAGGCCGCCGAGCTCGCCGCGGCTGCGAAGTAA
- the sucD gene encoding succinate--CoA ligase subunit alpha: MAIFLTKDSKVIVQGMTGATGMKHTKLMLGDGTNIVGGVNPRKAGTSVDFDGTEVPVFGSVKEAMEKTGANVSVLFVPPAFSKAAVVEAIDAEIPLAVVITEGIAVHDSAAFWAYANEKGNKTRIIGPNCPGLITPGQSNAGIIPGDITKPGRIGLVSKSGTLTYQMMYELRDIGFSSAVGIGGDPVIGTTHIDALAAFEADPDTDLIVMIGEIGGDAEERAADFIKANVTKPVVGYVAGFTAPEGKTMGHAGAIVSGSSGTAQAKKEALEAAGVKVGKTPTETAKLAREILGA, encoded by the coding sequence ATGGCTATCTTCCTCACCAAGGACAGCAAGGTCATCGTCCAGGGGATGACCGGCGCCACGGGCATGAAGCACACCAAGCTCATGCTCGGTGACGGCACCAACATCGTCGGTGGCGTCAACCCGCGCAAGGCCGGTACGTCCGTCGACTTCGACGGCACCGAGGTCCCGGTCTTCGGCTCCGTCAAGGAGGCGATGGAGAAGACCGGCGCGAACGTGTCCGTCCTCTTCGTCCCGCCGGCGTTCTCCAAGGCCGCCGTCGTCGAGGCGATCGACGCCGAGATCCCGCTCGCGGTCGTCATCACCGAGGGCATCGCCGTTCACGACTCCGCCGCGTTCTGGGCGTACGCGAACGAGAAGGGCAACAAGACCCGGATCATCGGCCCGAACTGCCCCGGTCTCATCACGCCGGGCCAGTCCAACGCCGGCATCATCCCGGGCGACATCACCAAGCCCGGCCGCATCGGTCTCGTGTCCAAGTCCGGCACGCTGACCTACCAGATGATGTACGAGCTCCGTGACATCGGCTTCTCCTCCGCCGTCGGCATCGGTGGCGACCCGGTCATCGGTACGACGCACATCGACGCCCTCGCGGCGTTCGAGGCCGACCCCGACACCGACCTCATCGTGATGATCGGCGAGATCGGCGGCGACGCCGAGGAGCGTGCCGCCGACTTCATCAAGGCGAACGTCACCAAGCCGGTCGTCGGCTACGTCGCGGGCTTCACCGCCCCGGAGGGCAAGACCATGGGCCACGCCGGCGCCATCGTCTCCGGCTCCTCGGGCACCGCCCAGGCGAAGAAGGAGGCCCTGGAGGCCGCCGGCGTCAAGGTCGGCAAGACGCCGACCGAGACCGCCAAGCTGGCGCGCGAGATCCTCGGCGCCTGA
- a CDS encoding helix-turn-helix domain-containing protein produces the protein MTGSTTDEAAVPPLPSPKERRRLRQAKSLSEEEVAVAVGVTRATVRSWETGRTNPRGRKRALYAKLIAPEPAVEPPAAAGPPEAPPLPEAPPTAPTADPPPASGTRTGAEEAEERSRTAEAPDRPSGTAEAPGERRISPAEAFDELYARAAPALVRQSYLLTGRRALARESVERAFELAWQRWPEVAVDRDPDGWVRAAAYEFALSPWLRLRRTHRHPDAPPTEPDKRALFDALLDLPPAYRRTLLLYDGVGLDLPETAAETEASTPAAAGRLMTARAAVAERLPELADAAPAEQSALLHDRLGGLARAEHVPVPRPARAVRTGSENKARLWTRAAVGGVALLIAVTGLTLHTAPTHYEPPISPPERVGGVPPRGGPQKLTAQDLELQKSLNEQPAHGPERLVPQLR, from the coding sequence ATGACCGGGAGCACGACCGACGAGGCCGCCGTACCGCCGCTGCCCTCCCCGAAGGAGCGCCGCAGACTGCGCCAGGCGAAATCGTTGAGCGAGGAGGAGGTTGCGGTGGCGGTCGGCGTCACGCGCGCCACCGTGCGCTCCTGGGAGACGGGGCGCACCAACCCGCGCGGACGCAAGCGCGCGCTGTACGCCAAGCTCATCGCCCCCGAACCGGCGGTGGAGCCCCCGGCGGCGGCCGGCCCGCCCGAGGCCCCGCCCCTGCCCGAGGCCCCGCCGACAGCGCCCACCGCCGACCCGCCCCCGGCTTCGGGCACGCGCACCGGCGCGGAGGAGGCCGAAGAGCGGAGCCGGACGGCGGAGGCTCCCGATCGGCCGAGCGGCACGGCAGAGGCGCCCGGCGAGCGGCGCATCTCCCCCGCCGAGGCGTTCGACGAGCTGTACGCCCGCGCCGCCCCCGCCCTCGTCCGGCAGAGCTATCTGCTCACCGGCCGCCGCGCCCTCGCCCGGGAGTCCGTCGAGCGCGCCTTCGAACTGGCCTGGCAGCGCTGGCCCGAGGTGGCCGTCGACCGGGACCCGGACGGCTGGGTGCGCGCGGCGGCGTACGAGTTCGCGCTCTCGCCCTGGCTCCGGCTGCGCCGCACGCACCGGCACCCCGACGCCCCGCCCACCGAGCCGGACAAGCGGGCGCTGTTCGACGCGCTGCTCGACCTGCCCCCGGCCTACCGGCGCACGCTGCTCCTGTACGACGGGGTCGGCCTGGACCTTCCGGAGACCGCGGCCGAGACGGAGGCCAGCACCCCGGCGGCGGCGGGCCGTCTGATGACCGCCCGCGCCGCCGTGGCCGAGCGGCTCCCCGAGCTGGCGGACGCCGCGCCGGCCGAGCAGTCGGCGCTGCTGCACGACCGGCTCGGCGGCCTGGCGCGCGCCGAGCACGTACCCGTACCGCGGCCGGCCCGGGCCGTGCGCACCGGCAGCGAGAACAAGGCCAGGCTGTGGACCCGGGCCGCCGTCGGGGGCGTCGCGCTGCTCATCGCCGTGACCGGGCTGACCCTGCACACCGCGCCCACCCACTACGAGCCCCCGATCTCGCCCCCCGAACGGGTAGGGGGCGTACCCCCGCGCGGTGGTCCGCAGAAGCTCACCGCCCAGGATCTGGAGCTGCAGAAGTCGCTGAACGAGCAGCCTGCCCACGGCCCGGAACGGCTGGTCCCCCAGCTGAGGTGA
- a CDS encoding DUF6350 family protein, which produces MTQRTPKVTVRRNRTLALVSALVKGVVAAGLGLGSLAVLVMVVWISSPYPDSGPGGALRAAAGVWLLAHGAGLVRPDTLSGVPAPVGLVPLLLVIGPVWLAHRAARDAVESQEELREGSHEGARDGSAGPSRAGAFCGVTAGYLLVVAGAAAYARGGPLYADPDTLAFPVALVVAGAAAAGVWTAAGRPFGPAPSWSPLAVQEAVARTLFRRRAEAAFGSAAAGLTVLLGGGALLVAVALGRNAGATQDAFLGLAGDWSGRIAVLLLAAALVPNAALWGAAYGLGPGFSLGTGATATPLGLDGTPALPRFPLLAAVPDQGSGALPNWAALAVPVAAAVAVAWFAVRRAAPLDAPRARAWSPRETALVTLLAALGCGVGTALLTAVAGGPIGTGALSVFGPVWWLTGPAALVWTAVIGVPAALLLRLWRLRTPGWAWRRDVPEADEPATAEAEEEGEDVEEGGVLARPRRWWAPWRGRRAAAGEDGEAGPGGPASPTASSVPPPGPAPEAASGFEPYDFLPTDPWHDKDGPWHGKEAREARWASLKQGSGGLMADFPADRTADRAGEADRADEADRAGEADRADPVPDRRAADPGGPGATP; this is translated from the coding sequence ATGACGCAACGCACCCCGAAGGTGACGGTGCGACGGAACCGCACCCTCGCCCTGGTCTCCGCCCTGGTGAAGGGCGTCGTCGCCGCCGGGCTCGGCCTCGGGTCGCTGGCGGTGCTGGTCATGGTGGTGTGGATCAGCTCTCCGTACCCGGACAGCGGACCGGGCGGGGCGCTGCGCGCGGCGGCCGGGGTCTGGCTGCTCGCGCACGGCGCCGGTCTCGTGCGGCCCGACACCCTGAGCGGCGTTCCCGCGCCCGTCGGTCTGGTCCCGTTGCTGCTGGTGATCGGCCCGGTCTGGCTGGCGCACCGCGCGGCCCGCGATGCGGTGGAGTCGCAGGAAGAGCTGCGGGAGGGGTCGCACGAGGGGGCGCGGGACGGGTCGGCCGGGCCCTCGCGGGCGGGCGCGTTCTGCGGGGTGACCGCGGGATATCTGCTGGTCGTCGCGGGGGCGGCGGCCTACGCGCGGGGCGGCCCGCTGTACGCGGACCCGGACACGCTGGCGTTCCCGGTGGCGCTGGTGGTGGCGGGTGCGGCGGCCGCCGGGGTGTGGACGGCGGCCGGGCGGCCGTTCGGGCCCGCGCCGTCCTGGTCGCCCCTGGCCGTCCAGGAGGCCGTCGCGCGGACGCTCTTCCGCCGTCGCGCGGAGGCGGCGTTCGGGTCGGCGGCGGCGGGCCTGACGGTGCTGCTCGGGGGCGGTGCGCTGCTGGTCGCGGTGGCGCTCGGCCGGAACGCGGGGGCGACCCAGGACGCGTTTCTCGGGCTCGCGGGCGACTGGTCGGGGCGGATCGCCGTCCTTCTGCTGGCCGCCGCGCTCGTGCCGAACGCCGCGCTGTGGGGAGCGGCGTACGGGCTCGGGCCCGGCTTCTCGCTCGGCACGGGGGCCACCGCCACCCCGCTGGGCCTCGACGGAACCCCCGCGCTGCCCCGCTTCCCCCTGCTGGCGGCGGTCCCGGACCAGGGTTCGGGCGCCCTGCCGAACTGGGCGGCCCTCGCCGTGCCGGTGGCGGCGGCGGTGGCGGTCGCGTGGTTCGCCGTACGCAGGGCCGCGCCCCTCGACGCGCCCCGCGCCCGGGCCTGGAGCCCGCGCGAGACGGCGCTGGTGACCCTGCTCGCCGCTCTCGGGTGCGGCGTGGGGACGGCGCTGCTCACGGCGGTGGCCGGGGGGCCGATCGGCACCGGGGCGCTGAGCGTGTTCGGCCCGGTGTGGTGGCTGACCGGCCCGGCGGCGCTGGTGTGGACGGCCGTCATCGGCGTACCGGCGGCCCTGCTGCTGCGCCTTTGGCGATTGCGCACCCCGGGCTGGGCCTGGCGCAGGGACGTACCGGAAGCGGACGAGCCCGCGACGGCCGAGGCCGAGGAAGAAGGGGAAGACGTCGAGGAGGGCGGTGTCCTCGCACGTCCGCGCCGGTGGTGGGCGCCCTGGCGGGGACGGCGCGCGGCGGCGGGCGAGGACGGTGAAGCGGGGCCGGGCGGTCCCGCTTCACCGACCGCCTCCTCCGTACCGCCCCCCGGCCCGGCACCCGAAGCGGCCTCCGGCTTCGAGCCGTACGACTTCCTGCCGACCGACCCGTGGCACGACAAGGACGGTCCCTGGCACGGGAAAGAGGCCAGGGAGGCCCGTTGGGCCTCCCTGAAGCAGGGCTCCGGCGGACTGATGGCCGACTTCCCCGCCGATCGCACGGCCGACCGCGCCGGTGAGGCCGATCGCGCCGATGAGGCCGACCGCGCCGGTGAGGCCGATCGCGCCGATCCCGTCCCGGACCGCCGAGCGGCGGATCCGGGCGGGCCGGGAGCTACTCCTTGA
- the purN gene encoding phosphoribosylglycinamide formyltransferase: MASPPTSASPARLVVLVSGSGTNLQALLDAIGDDPEGYGARIVAVGADRWGTGGAERAERAGIPTFVCRVKDHATRAEWDEALAAEVAAHRPDLVVSAGFMKIVGPAFLAAFGGRTVNTHPALLPSFPGAHGVRDALAYGVKVTGCTVHFVDDGVDTGPIIAQGVVEVTEEDTPEGEAALHERIKEVERSLLVEAVGRIARDGHRIEGRKVHLGHVGE; this comes from the coding sequence GTGGCCTCCCCGCCCACCTCCGCCTCTCCTGCCCGGCTGGTCGTGCTGGTCTCCGGATCCGGTACGAATCTCCAGGCGCTCCTCGACGCCATCGGCGACGACCCCGAGGGGTACGGGGCGCGGATCGTCGCGGTCGGCGCGGACCGCTGGGGGACCGGTGGTGCGGAGCGCGCGGAGCGGGCCGGAATCCCCACGTTCGTGTGCCGGGTCAAGGACCACGCGACCCGCGCCGAGTGGGACGAGGCACTCGCCGCAGAGGTCGCCGCGCACCGTCCCGACCTCGTCGTCTCCGCCGGTTTCATGAAGATCGTCGGCCCGGCGTTCCTCGCCGCCTTCGGCGGCCGGACCGTCAACACCCACCCCGCCCTGCTGCCCAGCTTCCCCGGCGCCCACGGAGTGCGTGACGCACTCGCGTACGGCGTCAAGGTCACGGGCTGCACCGTCCACTTCGTCGACGACGGTGTCGACACCGGTCCGATCATCGCGCAGGGCGTGGTCGAGGTGACCGAGGAGGACACTCCGGAGGGCGAAGCCGCTCTCCACGAACGCATCAAGGAAGTCGAGCGCTCGCTGCTCGTCGAGGCCGTGGGGCGGATCGCCCGTGACGGCCATCGCATTGAGGGACGAAAGGTTCATCTCGGTCATGTCGGTGAATAA